GTTTTAATATGAATCCGTGCCATTGTCGTGCTGCTtactacattacattattaaattacatttaatttagctgattcTTTTACCCAAaacgactcacaataagtgcattcaaccccgaagggtacaaacccagaacaacaagaatcaagaaagtacatttcttcaaaaataaggcaaaactacaaagtgatataagtaagtgacatttaagtgctacttaaTTGTTAGTTTCAATATTTACTAACTTGCAGATCAAGGATTTGATCACTAAAGTCGGATTTCCACTCGGGAGGTCAGAGgaactgaaaaaaaatggccCCTGTGTAAATCAACAGTAGTGGAAGCTGTGGATTTTACTGTTTATTATCACTTGTGTTGTTTTCGGGAGCTGtcacgttgtccatctttatatacagtctatgatacTTATACATACATCCATGAACATACACTAAACATGTATTCGTGACtgcatcctgcacacacacacacacacacacacacacacacaaacaattccagctccactgctgctgctgataaaaatgttaatttcctgtttctctctcacgcTCTGTGCTATAATTACTCCAGCAGCTCGATCTTATCAGTTGACATTTCCCTGCGTCAGTTGCAAAACCCTTGTAAAAACTCAGAGCTCTTGATCCTTTGCCATTGACTTTACACACAATAACTCACTGATGATGTTTCAGAATGAGAAATTTAATTCCCCATGTAGTTTTTGTGCGTTATTTAGTCAAATTACAACATTTTTATCACTTTGTACTTCACGTTTGTGCTATTTACCTATACAAGCATGTTCCTTGTGTACTGTCACACCTCCAGTGCATGTGAATCCAAGCGctatgttatttcacaaattttgCATAGGACAGTGGCATCAGCATTAATCCTTCTCACGACTCATCCAGGAAAAAAGTTAATTTGCAAGACAAATGTTTTGCAGCGGGCGGCTGAAAGAAATCCGCTCGGCAACGCAAAGTCAGCAAACTGACgtggtgctgctgctcatgttCAGAGGCTGGAGGTGACTTCAAGCTGAGAGGAGGTAAGAGCTGAAATACTGATGAGACCTGATAGAAAATACTAACTGAAGAAATATTGGTTATACATTTAGAGTAGCAGTGAATGGACCACACCTCTTAATGCCTTCAGAAGAACATGACGCCAAAGTCCTGGATAACGTGGGTTTTGCTCTCAGGCCTTCTGTGGAATTTAGTTGCTTGTAAGTAGAATCAATTTTCACTTTTGAGAATCTGAATTGAAAGTCTTCGGCACAACTATGTTCCTTATCGTTACTGTTCATTTTGTAGAATAAGTTATATGTACGATAAGATACTTACATGTCTGTATAAGGCTGTAATGGATAGATTATTATCATCCAGGCTCTAGTTAAATAAAGGTTGAGAAATGttaatttttctgttttgattcTGTTGCTTTAGCCGGTGGACAAAAGAACGTTGATGATAAACTGAAAAACTGTTTGAAGGACcatgagaaaatattttttttcaaagacaccTTCAACCTTTTCATTACTGCAACAAACCCCatgaataacaataaaataaatagtccGAATGGATATTACAAAAGTAAGTCAAAAATGCAACAGATATTTTCACTACAGTAATTGTTGATTCATGACAAACTATAATGTGCACATGGTTTGATGTATTTTAGACCCAACAGCGTCTGAACAAGTAAACAAGAATCAGTTGAAAGGTAAGGGTGAGAATTTTGAAAGATATTGTGACTCCTTAAGATATTATATTCTGCTTTGCTGTAACAGCTGTAAAGTATTGCGTAAAAGTATGTAAGAGATGTAAGATTGATTACATGGAGCAGTATATTACTCTTGTttactaatgataataataaaaactttactttacttaTTCTACTTTACAGCTTGCATCGTATTTATAAAGGAAAAGGATACTGTGGAGAGTGAGTAAAGacttttcaattcaatttttaattggtgggaagagagagagagagagagaaagagagagagagagagagagagagaccaggaacagttgtgtgaTCGCCATGTTGGATCCCGAAGCTctagagtcagagagagagagagagagagagagagagagagagagagagagagagagagagagagagagagagagagagagagagacccttaTCATACCTGATAGCTTCCTTCTCAGAGGGGatcttcatttattcatttattgattttgtttagtgatttatttatttatttgtcatgttgATGAgtataatcattttattttggtttgtctGGCCCGTGTGTTGCGGTCTTCAGGCCTTTATCGCGATGAGCTATTAATTCTTTAGAAGAGAGACAATATCATTTATGAATTATGTgttaatctgtgtgtttattacATATGTAAATGTTACCACCTATTGTTTGCCAGGTGTATTTCTTTATAATAGGGGTTAGGCCTGGTTAGAGACAGCCTGTGAATTTGAATATTAAAGCATCATTTTTCAGCCATattaatctgtattttttttttaaactaccaGAAATCTCGGAAACATTATACCCTCAAATGGCAAAACAAAATTCATCCCATCTGCTGCGTCTGTCGAACTGGTACACTAATAACATTGATACGGTGTATGTCGTGGGTGGGAGGAACTGCTGCTCAACACTTTGCAACTTCACAGGTGATGGAACAAAACTGCagttgacttttatttttcatgatttacaaatgtgtgtggGCTCGTGATGTGATGAGACGTAAAAGATgatgatatgtatatattttatttttttcataatccAGCCTCCAACACCTTTGCAACAGGTAAGTTCACATATCACCAACGTTCCAGGCCCGGGATGGAAAAACTGTAACAACAATGAGATTGAATTAGAAATTTGGGGCTCAGCTCACCCTCCCagtccaaacatgaaagagaaccagTGGCAGCCTCCTGTCGTCATAAAacctcaaaaggtgtttagtttgtccagtctgggctactgtaaaaaaacatggcggcccgctcctgatgttaatataaactatttaaataaaaagggcTCATTCtgaggtaaagaaaacaacaattggtACAATTTGGGTGAAACCTCATTAGGACTATTGTAAattcaattccccccccccccattcactTCACTATCTACAGAGTCAGATCTTAGCTCGTGATGTGAACGAATATAAAAGCTGATGATATACATATAATctcttgtttattttataatccAGGTTGTGAAAAGCGTTTACCCTATGACTTCAACCCCCTCACTGATGAAGGTAAGCTCATACGGcctaaatataaagtatgtcTCTCAAGGCTCTACCAGTCAAGGCCGGGATGGAAAAACTGTAATGACAATATAGTGAATGTTCTTATTTGCAGTGGATTTAAAGTTTGGAATAAATCAATTGTCTTTTGATCATGTTATTAAATATCTGTTAAGAAACTCGAATGATTCATTTCAAAGACTAAATTAAATCCTCTCAGGTGTCTGTGAAGTGTCATGTCCCTACAGTGTAGCTttattagtttagttttttttctgtgtgttgtatttCTTCATGAATGTGCATAGATGTTATAATATGTTTCTATTAAAAGGTTCTTGCTGGATTAGACGTGTCTGCACCAAAAAGCTATGTGAAAACCCTGTTAAGGAGGGACCACAGTGCAATGACATCGGTGAGTTCCCtgaatataaacaataataatattaacaacaatgataataagaataagtataattattattgttctttatatcattcttattcttattcttatagtgagtgagtgagtaacGCCATTTTTTGTGTCACATACAAATTTACTTTGTTAGAGGACTAACTGTCTGCAGATGTGCACAGGGCTTATTAATCACATGCTCCATCAGAGTTGACACTTTGAATAACCAGATGTTCTTCTTCCAGGGATCAACATCAGGTACATCATCAACGTAACAGCAACTGACAACAACTGTTACGACTGTAAACCCTCCAAAGAAAATCCTAAACACGTAGAGAAAGTGGAAGAAAAACCTCTGGATCAAAACGGGAAAATTAACCCAGCAGCAGCTAGGTAACACATGGATTTATCAAATGCAGAGTTATTAAgggaaatgtaatttttcaCCACCCAGGAGCTGTACAGAATAAAGAGTTCAACGATGGCTGATAtgaaacatgaatatttgttcTTCCGTCAACAGTGAAACCATGAAAGTTACGACCAACATAGCCTCCACCATGAACGAGTCTTCAGCAGTCTTgtctggaggagaaggagtccAGGGCGTCATCAAGAAAATCACAGAGACTGAAGAAGTCTCCTTTGGTTATAATTCTCCAAATGACCACTTGAGTGTAAGTGCATTTCACCTTCATACACATGAACTGGACTGGATGCACAAGAGAAAAAGCCTGGACAcgaaaacatatatataactTTCAACTCAAAATGTCTTATTCTATATTATgttctatatttatatttatttatattttctacgCTGTTTattctagatagatagatggatactttattaatcccgtgggataTTCAGAATTCACTTTTTTTAGATGGATAGATATTCTGTCAATTTAAAGTTTTCATATCTGCAAACAAAAAAGATAGATATCGATATGACCTCAGACCAAAACCTGTCTATTGCCAGGGATGTTGCACGGAACAGAAAAACTGCTGCTTCAGAAGAAAGCTCTCAACTCCCCCTGAAATCTCCGCTGCTCTTTCCTGCAGATCATCAGTGACAGCTCTGTTCTGCAGAGCTTCACGAGATCGGTCTCGGTGTCAAAAGAAGCGATGGATAAAGCTCGCAGCTCGAACCTCAGTGACCCGTTCGTAGCGATTATCAGATTCACTAATATGGCTCAGGTaagaacaaaattaaaaaacagttttcccCCCTCGACGATGGACGCAGCATTTTTATACGAGTAAGAGTTTGTAATGATCCTGTTTTTCCTCAGGATGAGAAGAGCAGCACTGTTTTAGGTGATGAGGTTTTAGGCGTGGAAATGGGAACCGTGATCGAAAACCTCACAGACCCTATAGGCATCAATTTTCTCAACATGATCTACGTaagttataaaaataaagttaaatgtacgtctttaccattcaAGAGCACATTTTCAGTGCAGCTCTGTTGATTTGTTTACAGGAAGGAACTCCATCTTGTCAATCATGGAACGGTGACGGTAAGATGCGCGTAGAAATGTGCAATGATGACATTTTGGATATGTCCACATCCCCGGTATTAAAAAATTGACTTTATAACTTTGCTCAGATAACTgctatagaaataaagtttaattatttatcatGATTAATTCAGCTTTAAATGCAGCTGAAAACTGTGGTGGGCTACAAGTAAACTGGTTCACGAAGGCTTTTCATCTAATCCGAGGATAATGCTGAAGTCTTTTATATTCATCCAAATACGTTGATGAATCCTCCAGTTTCTGCTCTGCACTGTTCACATGCAGGCAAGCTACCAAACTGGACCACTGATGGATGTGAGACGCAGCAGAATGGAACCAACATCACATGCCAGTGTACACATTTGACGTTTTTCGCCAtcttgttggtttgtttaacttcttttttaatatttaataccAAACTTCCCCCCTTTGATTCCCTTTCCTGGTGTGATGGATGATCCTTCTGCACGGCCTTCTTTTCATTACTTTATCAGCTCAGTATTCCCCtacattatgaaattaaatcctAAAATCCATTTTGATCATCAATCCCAAAAGGTCTCAAAACCGTTTTTCCCTGTTTTGTTCCTGTGCAGGCTCCCCCGAATGAAACCATCTCTAGTGCTGATCTGAAAAAACTCACCACCATCACCAAAATCGGCTGCGGCTTGTCCATGTTCTTCCTCTGCATCGTCCTCTTCATGCACTTTCTTATAAGGTAACAATGATGGAACTGTCCGGA
This genomic window from Platichthys flesus chromosome 18, fPlaFle2.1, whole genome shotgun sequence contains:
- the LOC133973102 gene encoding uncharacterized protein LOC133973102, with amino-acid sequence MKVTTNIASTMNESSAVLSGGEGVQGVIKKITETEEVSFGYNSPNDHLSIISDSSVLQSFTRSVSVSKEAMDKARSSNLSDPFVAIIRFTNMAQDEKSSTVLGDEVLGVEMGTVIENLTDPIGINFLNMIYEGTPSCQSWNGDGKMRVEMCNDDILDMSTSPVLKN